GCCAGCCTCAACCTGATCGGCGAACTCGCCACCGCCCCCGGACTGCCCGCCCTGCTGGTGGTGGCGACCCGACCCGCCGCGCACGCGGTCGCCCCGGAACTCGCCGGCCGCACCCTGGCCCGGCTCTGCGGCGTACCCGGGGCGGTGCGCCAGCACCTCGGGCCGCTGCGCCCGGTCGAGGTGGCCGAGGTGCTGACCCAGGTGTACGCCGGCCACCCGCTGCCCGGTCGACTGGTACGCGGCGTCTGGCGGAGCACCGGCGGCAACCCGTACGCGCTCACCGAGCTGCTCGCCGCGTACGCCGGACAGCCACCCGAGGCGCTGCTCGCCCCGGTCGACGTCCCGCCCGCGTTCGACGGACGGCCTCGGCCTGCCCGTCGAGGTGTGCCGCCGTTCGACGCCGACGGTGGGCGGGCGGCGTCGGGGCTGTCGCGTATGCCGGAGTCGTCGGGGGCGTCGGCGGGCGGCACCGGACTGTCGGCCGAGTTGACCGGGCGGGAGGTGGAGGTGCTCGACTGCCTGGTCGCCGGGATGTCCAACAAGCAGGTGGCGAGCGCCCTGGGCATCTCGGTGCGGACGGTCACCGTGCACGTGTCCAACCTGCTGCGCAAGACCGGCTCGGCCTCGCGTACCGAGGTGGCGCTCTGGGCGGTACGCCAACGGCTCGCCGAACCCACCCCCGCCGAGATGTAAGGAAGGGACCCTTCCTATACACGAGGCGTTAGCAGGGGGCCCTTCCTTACATCCGGGGGTAGCGCAGGAGCAGGCTTGCGGCCACCTCCTCGTCGCCCACGGCGGCGTAGAGGTGCGGCACGTCGGACGTCCAGCGCAGGTGGCCACCGGCGGCGACGGTCAGCGGCGCGTCGACCGGGCCGGCGCGCAGCACCCCGGCGAAGACGGTCACGTGCTCGGTCACCCCGGGTTGGTGCGCGGGGGAGAGCTGGCCGGGGCCGGGCGCCACCCGCATCCGGTACAGCTCGTACGTCGCGTCCGAGTCGTCGAAGACCTCCAGCAGCGTCGCGCTGACCGCCGCGCCGCGTACGGTCGGCCCGGCCGACGGCCCGGAGAGCACGGCGGTCAGCGGTACGCCGAGCTGCGCGGTGATCGCGTACAACGTCTCCAGGGTGGGGTTGCGGACGCCGTTCTCCAGTCCGGAGAGCGTCGCCTTGCCCACTCCCGCCAGCCGGGACAGCGCGGAGAGCGAGATGCCGCGCGCCTCGCGGAGGGCGCGGACCCGCTGGCCGATCGCGGCGGTGTCCGAATCTGGTGGTGGCTGCGACATCCCGATATGGTGCTACACGCCGCTGTTCCGTAAACGGAACGGTCGGGAAGGGGTGGGGTCATGGCGGGACGGACACAGCCGATCCTCGCGGGGGTGGTGACCGCGCTGGTCGGGTTCGCCAGCTCGTTCACGGTGGTGCTTGCCGGGCTGCGCGCGGCCGGCGCGAGCGAGGCGCAGGCCGCCTCCGGGCTGCTCGTCCTCTGCGTCGCCTCCGGGCTCTGCGCCGTCTGGCTCGGCCTGCGGCACCGGATGCCGCTGAGCATCGCCTGGTCCACGCCCGGCGCGGCGCTGCTCATCGCGACCGGCCCGGTGCCCGGCGGGTGGCCGGTCGCCGTCGGCGCGTTCCTCGTCTCGGGCCTGCTCATCGTCGCCGCCGGCCTGTTCCCGGCCCTCGGCCGCGCCGTCGCCGCGATACCCAAACCCATCGCCGGGGCGATGCTCGCCGGGGTGTTGCTGCCGCTCTGCACCGCACCGGTACGCGCCCTCGTCGACGTGCCGCACCTCGCCGCGCCGGTGCTGGTCTCCTGGTTGGTGCTGCACCGCTTCGCCCGGCGTTGGGCGGTCCCCGGGGCACTGGTGGTCGCCGCCGTCGCGATCGCGCTGACCACGTCGGGCGGTGGCACCGGTGGACTGCGGCCGGTGTTCACGCTGACCATGCCGGCGTGGAGCCTGTCGGCGCTGATCGGTGTGGCACTGCCGCTGTTCCTGGTGACCATGGCCGCGCAGAACGTGCCCGGCACCGCCGTCCTGGTCGGCTACGGTTACCGGCCCCCGCTCGGCTCGGCGCTGCGGACCACGGGACTGGCCAGCATGGCCGTGGCGCCCGCCGGTGGTCACGCGGTCAACCTGGCGGCGATCACCGCCGCGCTGGCTGCCGGACCGGACGCGCACCCCGACCCGGACCGCCGCTGGATCGCCTCGGTGACCGCCGGCATCGGGCTGGCGATGCTCGGATTGGGTGCCGGTGCGGTCACCACGCTCGTCGGTTGGGCGCCACCCGTACTGATCGAGGCGGTCGCCGGACTGGCTCTGCTCGGCGCGCTGGCCACCGCCCTGACCGCGGCGCTGGCCGATCCCACGGCCCGGGAGGCCGCCGTGGTGACCCTGGTGGTCACCGCCTCCGGGGTGTCGCTGATCGGCATCGGCGGCGCCTTCTGGGGCCTGGTGGCCGGCTGCCTGATGTTCCTGATCTTCCGTCCCCGCCGCCCCACGCCGACGCTGTCGACCCCGGTCACCGAACCCGACCGGCCTGCTGCCGCGCCCGCCCCGACCGCCGGGTCCGTCCCGACTCAGACGTCGTGAGCGGGCCGAGGCGGGGTCAGTCCTCCGGAGGGAGGTCGGCGGCGAGGACGTCGAGCCGAACCTCTCCGTCGACGACGGTGTTGATCTGGTCGGCCAGTACGTAGACGGCACCGGTGGGGACCAGTTCGGTGGAGACCTTCAGGTAACCGGTGCGCAGCAGGCGGGCGGCCAGGTCCGCAGGAACGTCGGGTTCCTCCGTGGCGGCGGACTCGATCAACTCGTCCAGGCTGCTGCCAGGGTCGGCGGTGGGCGCCTGCACGGTCACGGCGTTCGGGTCACCGCGCTGGACCAGGTCCACCGTGCCGACGTCGAGGCCGGCGGCGTCCACCACCCGCATGCCGGTGGTGACCCGCGAGACGGTGGTCTGTTGATCGATGCCCTGCTGCTCCATACTCCGCGCGGTTCCCGCCCCCCACTGCTCCTAAACCACCCACCCCGTCCGGTACGCCCCACCCCTCCGCCTTGTCGATCAAGAAGTTCGGGTCGCGTTCGCGGCGGTGGCGAGACGAAAACTTCTTGATCAACCCGGGCTGGGGGTGGAGGGTGGGGGGGAGGGCCAGGGGGATGGGGGGCGGGGGGATAGTTCGCGCCAGGTGTCGGGGCCCTGGAGCAGTGCGCGTACCGTCTCCTCGGCGTCGTCGACGGTGTCGTACTCGTAGAACCGGGATGCGCCCTCGGCCCCGCCGGCACGCTGTTCCACGTACCAGCGATCGGCGTCCGCCCGGAGGAAGACGTCCCGTCGGGCCAGCCGCCCCCATTTCCCGTTCCACCAGTGCTTTCGCTGCTCCATGGCGGGACTCTATCGAACATGTGTTCGACATGGAGCGGCCCCTGCGGGATTCCCACAGGGGCCGATGTGCGGGTGCCGGGTTCAGCGCCCGGTGGGCGGTTCCTCCCGGCGGCCGAGCACGTCGTCCAGGGCGCCGCGCTGCTGGGCCGGGGTGGTCCGGCCGGAGGCGACCAGGGCGTCCCGGATCTCGGTGAGCAGCTTGACCTCCTCGCTCGGTGCCGAGGGCGGCGGCTCCTCGCCCCGCTTGCGGCGCTCGGCCAGCTTGTTCATCGGGAAGACGACCAGGAAGTACAGCGCCGCCGCGGTGAGCAGGAACGTGATCAGCGCGTTGACGAAGGCGACCCAGTCGAACGGGATGCCCTCGATCGTCGGTGCGGTGCCCTCTAGGCCCTTGTCGCTTCCGGTGATCAGCACCACGAAGACGCGGATCAGCGGTTCCAGGAACGACTTGGTGAGCTGCGTGACCACGCCGGTGAACGCGGCGCCGATGACGACGCCGACCGCGAGGTCGACGACGTTGCCGCGCATGATGAAGTCTTTGAAGCCCTTGAGCATCCGTACTCCTGAGGTGTCCGGTTTTTCGTCGAGGACAACCTATGCCTTGGGTGCGGACTCCAGGAAAGCACCGGCCTCCCGGGCCGCCAGCTCCGGGTCGCCGGCCCGGATGGCGGCCACCAGGCGGGCGTGGTCGACGTGCCGGTCCGGTGTCAGGGCGTCACCCATGGCCTGCGCGACGGTGCTGCGCAGGGCGGTCGCGACCGAGGCGTAGAGCTCGGCGAGCATGCCGTTGTGCGCCGCCGCGACGACGGCGGTGTGCAGCGCGACGTCGGCCTCCACGAACTCGGCGACCTCGCCGCCGCGCCAGGCCGCCTCGCGGGCCGCCAGCGCGGCGTCGAGGGCGGCCAGGTCCTCGGCGGTACGTCGGCGCGCGGCGAGCCGGGCGGCCTCCACCTCGAAGGCACGGCGTACCTCGATCACCTCGGTCATCCGGTCGTCGGTGAGGCGGCGGGCCACCACGGGTGCCAGTTCGTCGGTGGAGAGCACGTACGTCCCGGAGCCCTGCCGGCACTCCAGCACTCCGGCGTGGGCCAGGGCCCGGACCGCCTCGCGGACCGTGTTGCGCCCCACGCCGAGATCCTCGACGAGTTGCGGCTCGGTCGGGATGCGGCTGCCCACCGGCCATTCGCCGGCCATGATCCGTCGCCGCAGTCGAGTGATGGTCTCGTTCGTCCGTCGGCCCCGGGGCGGGACGGCGGAATCAATCGCTGGTGGCACTGGTTACAGCCACTCGCCGAAATTCATCCCATGATTGTAGGTTCGAGGTCATGACTCCGCCAGCCGCCGGCACCCCCGCCACCACTGCACCGACCGCCGGCGCCGCACCCGCTGCGACCGGGACCGCTGACGCCGGAAACCCGGTGGGCGGGGCGGATCGGGCGCGTGCCGGGTGGCTGCTGCTGGTCGGGATGCTGCTGGTGGCGCTGAACCTGCGGGCCGCGATGACCAGCCTCGGCGCACTGCTCGACGAGGTACGCGTCGGGTTGGCGCTCTCCGGCGCGATGGCGGGCGCCGTCACGACCCTGCCGGCCGTGGCGTTCGCCGGGTTGGGTGCGACCACGCCGTGGCTGGTCCGGCGGCTCTCCGCCCCGCGACTGCTGGTGCTGGCGATGATCGCGCTCACCGTCGGGCAGGTGCTGCGGGTGGTGACCGGGTCCGCCGTGGTGTTCCTGGCCACCAGCGCGCTCGCGCTGGCCGGGATCGCGGTGGCGAACATCCTGCTGCCGATGCTGGTCAAGCAACACTTCCCGCACCGGACCGGCCTGGTCACCGGGGTGTACATGATGACGTTGACGGTGGGGGCGACGGCGGCTGCCGCCGCTGCGGTGCCGGTGGCGCACGCCTTCGGCTCGTGGCGGGCCGGACTGGGTGTCTGGGCGGCGCTCGCGGCGGTGGCCGTACTCCCGTGGTTGCCGGCGGCGCTGCGGACCGGTGGGGCCGCGCGGCGGTCGGGTCGGCACGGCGGGCGGGCGCGTCTGCGGATCAGTCCCGCGCGCACCCGGCTCGGCTGGGCGATGGCGCTCTATTTCGGCGCGCAGTCGCTGAGCGCGTACGCGATCATGGGCTGGCTGGCCGTGCTGTTCCGGGACGCCGGTTTCCGGCCGCAGGACGCCGGCCTGCTGCTGGCCGGGGTGACCGCGCTCGGGGTGCCGATCGCGCTGCTGATGCCGACGCTGGCCGGTCGGCTGAGCGACCTGCGGCTGCTGGTGCTGGCGTTGACCGCCGCCTCCAGCGTGGCCTATCTGGGGCTGGCGTTCGCGCCGCGTGGCGGGGCGGTGCTCTGGGTGGTGCTGCTGGCGTTGGGGCAGGGTGCCTTCCCGCTCATCCTGGCCACCATCGGGCTGCGGGCGCGTACGGCCGACGGGACGGTCGCGTTGTCGGCCTTCACGCAGAGCGTCGGGTACCTCATCGCGGCGCTCGGGCCGCTGCTGGTCGGGATCCTGCACGAGTCCACCGGTGGGTGGACGGCACCCCTGGGCTTCCTGCTGGTCGCACTCGCCGTGCAGACCGGGGCAGGAATCGTCATCGCTCGCCCTCGGTACATCGAGGACGAGCGAGGCCCGGCCGTGGCCGGTGGGTAGCGCGGTGGGGTCAGGAGGAGGTGGTGGGTTCCCCCGCGACCGCCTCGTCGACCGTCGGATAGGTGTGCAGGACCTCCACGAGGCCACTCACCTCGAGGATGCGCAGCACGCCGCGTTGTGGCGCGGCCAACCGGACCACCCCGCCGGCCTCGTCGGAGCTGTTCTTCGCGCGGACGAACACCGACAGACCGGTGGAATCGCAGAACGAGACATCCGACAGGTCGAACACGAGGCGGCTGCGCCCCTTGTCGAGCAGGTCGGTGATCTGGTCCTGCAGTTGCGGTGCGGTGGCCATGTCCAGTTCACCTGCGACCGACACCACGACCACGTCGCCGCGTTGCTCCGTGTGCACCGTCAGGGACATATGCCAGACCTCCTGTTTATCGGAGGAACGGTATCCCACGCCGGGCCCGGTACGCAGAACGGGAGCACGATGAGGTGGCCCCCGTCATTCCCTTGCTTCGTGACAAGTAGTTTGTGGGTCCGCGGTGATAGAGTCCGGCCGGTCCAGGTCTAGGGGGGTAGTGCGATGGCGTTGAGCGCTGACGAGAGTGGCCGCTTGGCGGACCTGCTCACCGGTCAGGCCGGACAGGTCGTCCAGCGGTGGACCGAGGTCCTCGCCGCCCAGTTGCGGGGCCGACTCAGCCAGGCCGAACTGGTCCGGCAGGTGCAGGAGATGCACCGGGTGCTGGTGGACGCGCTCGGCAAGGGCGTGGGCGACCTCGCCGCCGAGGAGGCCACCGAGCTGCGGGCCGTGCTCGCCGAGGTCTCCCGTGGGCAGGCCCGGCAGGGCTTCACCGCCAGCGAGACCGCCAGCAGCGTGTTCGCCCTCAAGGAGGCCCTGCTGACGGTCATGGAGACCGATCAGGGCACCGGAACGCTGCGCGACTTCGTCGCCTTCTCGGCGCTGGTCGACCAGATGGGCCTCTTCACCTTCGAGACCTACGTCCGCACCCGCGAGAGCCTGATCGCCGACCAGGCGGAGCAACTGCTGGAGCTCTCCACCCCGGTGGTCAAGCTCTGGGAGGGCGTGGTGGCGGTGCCGCTGGTCGGCACGCTCGACTCGGCCCGCGCCCAGGTGGTGATGGAGCGGCTGCTACAGACCCTGGTCGACACCGGCTCGCCGTACGCGATCATCGACATCACCGGCGTACCGGCGGTCGACACCCAGGTCGCCCAGCACATCCTGAAGACCGTGGTGGCGGCCCGCCTGATGGGCGCCGACTGCATCATCTCCGGCATCCGGCCGCAGATCGCCCAGACCATCGTCGCGCTCGGCATCGAGTTCGGCGACATCGCCACCAAGGCGAGCCTCGCCGACGCGCTGCGGCACGTGCTGCGGCTCACCGGCGTCGAGGCGAACCGGCGACAGACCCGCCGGGAGGTCTGATGGAGCGGGTGCCGATTCTCAAGATCGGCGACATCCTGCTGGTCTCCATCCAGCTCGACATGTCCGACCAGACGGCCGTGGCCCTCCAGGAGGACCTGGCCGAGCGGATCGTCGCCACCGGCTGTCACGGCGTGATCATCGACATCACCGCCCTGGACATCGTCGACTCCTTCGTCGGCCGGATGCTCTCCACCATCGCCTCCATCTCCCGGGTGCTCGATGCCGAGACGGTGGTGGTCGGGATGCGTCCGGCGGTCGCCATCACCCTGGTCGAGCTGGGCCTGTCGCTCAACGGCATCCGGACCGCCCTGAACGTCGAGCGCGGGATGGAACTCATCGCGGCCGACCGCGCCGACGACCTCCACGACGACGACTTCCACGACGGGGCGGATCCCGAGCCGACGGCGTCGTCATGACCAGCGGTGTCGACCTGGGGCGTCCCCAGGCGCAGACGGTCGGCAGCGACGAGGACGTGGTCCGCGTCCGGCAACTGGTGCGTACCGTGGCGGTGGCGGTCAAGCTGTCGCTGGTCGACCAGACCAAGGTGGTCACCGCGGCCAGCGAGCTGGCCCGGAACACACTGGTGTACGGCGGTGGCGGCACGGTCGAGGTCTCCAAAGTCGACAACGGCCGCAGGTCCGGCATCACGATCGTCTTCGCGGACGACGGTCCGGGCATCGTCGACCTGGACCTCGCCCTGACCGACGGCTACACCACCGGCGGCGGCCTCGGTCTCGGCCTGAGCGGTGCCCGCCGGCTGGTGGACGAGTTCGACATCCAGACCGCGCCCGGGCAGGGCACCCGGATCACGATCACCAAGTGGTCCCGGTGACCGCCGCGCCGGTCTCCGACCGGGGCACCTGGTACCGCGTGGAGAACGGCAGCACCGGCAGTGCGGTGCGGCGGGCGGCCGAGCGCCTGGGGAATGAACTGGCGCTGCCCGAGGGCCGGATCGCCGACCTGGCCATCGTCGCCGCCGAGCTGACCAGCAATCTGATCAAGCACGCCGACGACGGTATGCTGCTGCTCCGGCCGGTACGCCGCGAGATGGACGCCGGGGTCGAGCTGATCGCCCTGGACTCCGGTCCGGGCATGGCCGACCTGGCGCAGTCCGCGCGGGACGGGCACTCCACCACCGGCACCCTCGGCATCGGTCTGGGCGCGATCGTGCGCCAGGCGAGCTGGTTCGACGCGTACTCCTGGCCCGGCCGGGGCACCGTTATCGCGGTACGCGTGTTCGGGGGCGCGGACACCGACCTGCCCTGGGTCGGCGGGCTGACCCGGCCGCTGGCCGGCGAGACGGTCTGTGGGGACGGTTACGCCTGGCGGGTCGTGGGCGATCGCCGTCAGGTGCTGGTCACCGACGGTCTCGGGCACGGCCCGCTGGCCGGGGCGGCCACCGACGCCGCGCTCGCCGCGTTCCGTGGTGCCCCGGCCGCCGCCCCGGCCGAGGTCGTCGCCCACCTGCACCGCTCGCTGTCGCACACCCGTGGTGCCGCGCTCGCGGTGGCCGAGCCGGACCCGGCGGGGGCGCTGTTGCGGTACGCCGGGTTGGGCAACATCAGCGGCGTGGTCATCGACGCGGATGGCCGGCGGCGTGGCCTGGTCTCGCTGCCCGGAATCGCCGGGCACCAGCGGCCCACGATCCGGCAGTACGACTACCCGTTCGGCCCGGACAGCCTGCTGGTGATGCACTCCGACGGGGTGGTGGACCGCTGGCGGATCGAGGACTATCCCGGCCTCGTCGGGCGGTCGCCGCTGGTGACGGCCGCCACGTTGCTGCGCGACGCCGGGACCCGACGCGACGACGCCGGAGTACTGGTGGCAAGGTCCTGGTCATGACCACCGCCTCGCTGATGCAGATGGCGCTCCGGGTCGAACAGGACATCTTCGTGGTCCGCCAGCGTGGCCGCGAGGTGGCCGGCGTACTCGGCCTGGAGCACCAGGACCAGGTCCGGATCGCCACCGCGATCAGCGAGGTCGCCCGGGACCTGTTGCGGGCCGTCGGCGGGGCGGACGTGGTCTTCGCCGTCGCCGACACCGTGGACGGCCGTCACCACCTGCGCGTCGACCTCGTTCCGGTGGCGCCGCTGCCGGACGGGCGCTACCAGCCCGAGTCCGGCGCGGTGGCGCGTCTGGTGGACACACTCGGCGTGGTTGCCGAGGAGCAAGTTACGGTCGTCAGGATGTCGCGACGGATCCCGGCCACCGCTGCGGCGCTCACCCCCGAGCGCCTCGCCCAGTTGCGCGCCCGACTCGCCGAGAGCGCGCCGGGCACGGCGGAGGAGGAGCTCGCCACCCAGAACACCCAGCTCATCGCCGCCCTCGACGAGGTACGCACCCAGCGCGACGAGCTGGCCCGGCTCAACGAGGAACTGGAACAGACCAACCAAGGTGTGATGGCGCTGTACCACCAGCTCACCGACGAGCTGGAGGCGACGAACACGGGCGTCGTGGCGCTCTACGCCGAGTTGGACGAGAAGTCGGCGCAGTTGCGTGCCGCGAGCGAGTCCAAGACGCGGTTCCTGGCGAACGTCAGCCACGAGCTGCGGGCCCCGGTCACCGCGATCATCGGGCTGGCCCGGCTGTTGGGCGACTCCGCCTCCGACCCGCTCACCAGCGAGCAGGAGCGCCAGGTCGGCCTGATCCGTGGCTCCGCCTCGGATCTGCTGTCCCTGGTCAACGAGTTGCTCGACCTGGCCAAGGCGGAGTCCGGCCGGATCGAGCCGGCCATGGCGGACGTCGACCTCAAGGCCCTTTTCGGACAGTTGCGGGGCACCCTGCGGGCGCTGCCCACCGCCGGTGACGTGGCGCTGGTGGTGGAGGAGCCGCCGGCACCTGCCACGCTGCGGACCGACGAGGTGCTGCTCGCCCAGGTGCTGCGCAACCTGCTGCACAACGGGTTGAAGTTCACCGCCGAGGGTGAGGTGCGGCTGCGCGCCGAGCAGCACGACGGTGGCTGGCGACTCTCCGTGTCGGACACCGGGGCGGGCATCCCTGCCGAGCTGCACGAGCGGGTGTTCGAGGAGTTCTACCAGGCACCCGGCCCGACGCGGACCGGCGGCACCGGCCTCGGCCTGCCGTACGCCCGGCGGCTGGTGACCCTGCTCGGCGGCACCCT
Above is a window of Verrucosispora sp. NA02020 DNA encoding:
- a CDS encoding response regulator transcription factor, whose protein sequence is MLPMSMVGRADELAELGRVWSTVAGRRRRTPAVVVVTGGAGVGKSLLVAAALDELTPRPAMVLSGAARVHSPAPYDWLAAVLSGRDPDRLDLPADTVPPDALAWLAQQPTAPRERYAPGTLLRLAVRAVRALVGTGPAVLVVEDLHALDPASLNLIGELATAPGLPALLVVATRPAAHAVAPELAGRTLARLCGVPGAVRQHLGPLRPVEVAEVLTQVYAGHPLPGRLVRGVWRSTGGNPYALTELLAAYAGQPPEALLAPVDVPPAFDGRPRPARRGVPPFDADGGRAASGLSRMPESSGASAGGTGLSAELTGREVEVLDCLVAGMSNKQVASALGISVRTVTVHVSNLLRKTGSASRTEVALWAVRQRLAEPTPAEM
- a CDS encoding helix-turn-helix domain-containing protein, which gives rise to MSQPPPDSDTAAIGQRVRALREARGISLSALSRLAGVGKATLSGLENGVRNPTLETLYAITAQLGVPLTAVLSGPSAGPTVRGAAVSATLLEVFDDSDATYELYRMRVAPGPGQLSPAHQPGVTEHVTVFAGVLRAGPVDAPLTVAAGGHLRWTSDVPHLYAAVGDEEVAASLLLRYPRM
- a CDS encoding benzoate/H(+) symporter BenE family transporter; amino-acid sequence: MAGRTQPILAGVVTALVGFASSFTVVLAGLRAAGASEAQAASGLLVLCVASGLCAVWLGLRHRMPLSIAWSTPGAALLIATGPVPGGWPVAVGAFLVSGLLIVAAGLFPALGRAVAAIPKPIAGAMLAGVLLPLCTAPVRALVDVPHLAAPVLVSWLVLHRFARRWAVPGALVVAAVAIALTTSGGGTGGLRPVFTLTMPAWSLSALIGVALPLFLVTMAAQNVPGTAVLVGYGYRPPLGSALRTTGLASMAVAPAGGHAVNLAAITAALAAGPDAHPDPDRRWIASVTAGIGLAMLGLGAGAVTTLVGWAPPVLIEAVAGLALLGALATALTAALADPTAREAAVVTLVVTASGVSLIGIGGAFWGLVAGCLMFLIFRPRRPTPTLSTPVTEPDRPAAAPAPTAGSVPTQTS
- the mscL gene encoding large conductance mechanosensitive channel protein MscL; translated protein: MLKGFKDFIMRGNVVDLAVGVVIGAAFTGVVTQLTKSFLEPLIRVFVVLITGSDKGLEGTAPTIEGIPFDWVAFVNALITFLLTAAALYFLVVFPMNKLAERRKRGEEPPPSAPSEEVKLLTEIRDALVASGRTTPAQQRGALDDVLGRREEPPTGR
- a CDS encoding FadR/GntR family transcriptional regulator encodes the protein MPPAIDSAVPPRGRRTNETITRLRRRIMAGEWPVGSRIPTEPQLVEDLGVGRNTVREAVRALAHAGVLECRQGSGTYVLSTDELAPVVARRLTDDRMTEVIEVRRAFEVEAARLAARRRTAEDLAALDAALAAREAAWRGGEVAEFVEADVALHTAVVAAAHNGMLAELYASVATALRSTVAQAMGDALTPDRHVDHARLVAAIRAGDPELAAREAGAFLESAPKA
- a CDS encoding MFS transporter, yielding MTPPAAGTPATTAPTAGAAPAATGTADAGNPVGGADRARAGWLLLVGMLLVALNLRAAMTSLGALLDEVRVGLALSGAMAGAVTTLPAVAFAGLGATTPWLVRRLSAPRLLVLAMIALTVGQVLRVVTGSAVVFLATSALALAGIAVANILLPMLVKQHFPHRTGLVTGVYMMTLTVGATAAAAAAVPVAHAFGSWRAGLGVWAALAAVAVLPWLPAALRTGGAARRSGRHGGRARLRISPARTRLGWAMALYFGAQSLSAYAIMGWLAVLFRDAGFRPQDAGLLLAGVTALGVPIALLMPTLAGRLSDLRLLVLALTAASSVAYLGLAFAPRGGAVLWVVLLALGQGAFPLILATIGLRARTADGTVALSAFTQSVGYLIAALGPLLVGILHESTGGWTAPLGFLLVALAVQTGAGIVIARPRYIEDERGPAVAGG
- a CDS encoding STAS domain-containing protein, giving the protein MSLTVHTEQRGDVVVVSVAGELDMATAPQLQDQITDLLDKGRSRLVFDLSDVSFCDSTGLSVFVRAKNSSDEAGGVVRLAAPQRGVLRILEVSGLVEVLHTYPTVDEAVAGEPTTSS
- a CDS encoding STAS domain-containing protein, coding for MALSADESGRLADLLTGQAGQVVQRWTEVLAAQLRGRLSQAELVRQVQEMHRVLVDALGKGVGDLAAEEATELRAVLAEVSRGQARQGFTASETASSVFALKEALLTVMETDQGTGTLRDFVAFSALVDQMGLFTFETYVRTRESLIADQAEQLLELSTPVVKLWEGVVAVPLVGTLDSARAQVVMERLLQTLVDTGSPYAIIDITGVPAVDTQVAQHILKTVVAARLMGADCIISGIRPQIAQTIVALGIEFGDIATKASLADALRHVLRLTGVEANRRQTRREV
- a CDS encoding STAS domain-containing protein: MERVPILKIGDILLVSIQLDMSDQTAVALQEDLAERIVATGCHGVIIDITALDIVDSFVGRMLSTIASISRVLDAETVVVGMRPAVAITLVELGLSLNGIRTALNVERGMELIAADRADDLHDDDFHDGADPEPTASS
- a CDS encoding ATP-binding protein, giving the protein MTSGVDLGRPQAQTVGSDEDVVRVRQLVRTVAVAVKLSLVDQTKVVTAASELARNTLVYGGGGTVEVSKVDNGRRSGITIVFADDGPGIVDLDLALTDGYTTGGGLGLGLSGARRLVDEFDIQTAPGQGTRITITKWSR
- a CDS encoding ATP-binding SpoIIE family protein phosphatase yields the protein MVPVTAAPVSDRGTWYRVENGSTGSAVRRAAERLGNELALPEGRIADLAIVAAELTSNLIKHADDGMLLLRPVRREMDAGVELIALDSGPGMADLAQSARDGHSTTGTLGIGLGAIVRQASWFDAYSWPGRGTVIAVRVFGGADTDLPWVGGLTRPLAGETVCGDGYAWRVVGDRRQVLVTDGLGHGPLAGAATDAALAAFRGAPAAAPAEVVAHLHRSLSHTRGAALAVAEPDPAGALLRYAGLGNISGVVIDADGRRRGLVSLPGIAGHQRPTIRQYDYPFGPDSLLVMHSDGVVDRWRIEDYPGLVGRSPLVTAATLLRDAGTRRDDAGVLVARSWS
- a CDS encoding sensor histidine kinase; the protein is MTTASLMQMALRVEQDIFVVRQRGREVAGVLGLEHQDQVRIATAISEVARDLLRAVGGADVVFAVADTVDGRHHLRVDLVPVAPLPDGRYQPESGAVARLVDTLGVVAEEQVTVVRMSRRIPATAAALTPERLAQLRARLAESAPGTAEEELATQNTQLIAALDEVRTQRDELARLNEELEQTNQGVMALYHQLTDELEATNTGVVALYAELDEKSAQLRAASESKTRFLANVSHELRAPVTAIIGLARLLGDSASDPLTSEQERQVGLIRGSASDLLSLVNELLDLAKAESGRIEPAMADVDLKALFGQLRGTLRALPTAGDVALVVEEPPAPATLRTDEVLLAQVLRNLLHNGLKFTAEGEVRLRAEQHDGGWRLSVSDTGAGIPAELHERVFEEFYQAPGPTRTGGTGLGLPYARRLVTLLGGTLDLASETGRGSTFTVSLPADGV